The DNA sequence AGGTGTATACATCACACATAAGAGATAtgaatatgtaaatttgcacttAACATTCACAGAAACGCTTGAAAATCGCAAACATCTTTTGTGGgggttttttcttctaaattcaAAGAATGCATAAGGTGACGCTATTCATATTTCAGTTTAAGAGTATCTTTCTTGGCTCGAAAATATGTTCATTATATGTACAAAAAAGGATATCTGATGTTACAATATTTGATTTGTTTCCAGTGTTCTGTAACTTGTGGAAAGGGTAGAAAAACACGTGATGTTCAATGTTTGGATACATTTGGAGTAACTAGCAACAGTTGTAACGTTCGAGAAAAACCATCTGAAGTAGAACTGTGTAAGAAAGGTCCCTGTAGGAGGGAAACAGTCTCAGGTAAGAACTGTGTGAGAAAGGTCCCTGTAGGAGGGAAACAGTCTCAGGTAAGAACTGTGTGAGAAAGGTCCCTGTAGGAGGGAAACAGTCTCAGGTAAGAACTGTGTGAGAAAGGTCCCTGTAGGAGGGAAACAGTCTCAGGTAAGAACTGTGTGAGAAAGGTCCCTGTAGGAGGGAAACAGTCTCAGGTAAGAACTGTGTAAGAAAGGTCCCTGTAGGAGGGAAACAGTCTCAGGTAAGAACTGTGTGAGAAAGGTCCCTGTAGCAGAGAAGCAGTCTCGGGTAAGAACTGATGCAGCGCTGTATAGTAAGTAACCTTCCCTCCAGCCATCTTTACCTAGGAAAACTGGCTATATTGTAGGTCTTCCCTCACGAAAAGCTGATGATTAAAATGGGATTCCCATAAAGTATAACCAGACTGCACTCACAGAAAATATACAATGTGGCCCGGCTAAGTGTATGCAATAATTTGCAATATTTCAGATGACATTGATTATCTCTTAATAAAGTATACACATTCTATTAATCATGAAATCAATCCATTACTGGTTAATTTAGTTCTAGTATACACATGTAACTTTCCGAATATACATTCGTCGATTCAAATGATTGCTGGAAGCTACGCGCACGCGCGCCTTTTGCGATTTCAAACCAGTAGTTTGTATGAATACGTGATGTAAATCTCGGTCTTCATTGTAAGTGTCTTTTTGAACTGCACGCAAAAACGTCACATGTGAACAAATATCCGCTTTGAGCATGCTTTTATCGTGAATTCAGCATTACCACGTGTAGATCGAGTAGCTTAATGGCTTATTATAATAGGTAACGCTATAATGCTTCCAGTGGTAGTTCATTAATAACTAAATAATGAATTGTGCACAAGGTTTGTTAAAGACTATTTTTGAATTTAACGGATTTAGAACGCCCACATGCGAGCGTCATTGCGCATTTTCGTGCATTCTAATTTTACTTTACAGTCGGATTTATCCAGCATTTAAAACAATTTGTTGACAGAAATCTGAAGCAGGAATGGCGTTTTAGTGTATGATTTATGCATAAGTATCTTAATTAAAGACCATTTcagaggtgtttttttttttaatcaaatacTTCTAAGTAACATTGGATGTGCAGCGGAAATTCAATTTTGCAGGATTCTTACGCGGAATAGCACTTAAGTTTAAATTGAGAATTATTTGGTTGAAAGTAAGAAAATCGTTGTCGgttaaattacaattaagacAATTAGATCCAATCTAAATTCAGAACACGAGCATGCACGTGTTCGCGTAATTATTTTATGCGTTGTAGTTTTATCTTATACGCAAGTTTAGATTTCTAAGTAATTCGAtgaaaaacattagaaatttaGTGTTGTTAAGATAATCGCCGACTATCGAAAAATCGTCGCTGAGGCCGCACACAGAGACAAGAAATTTTTGACATCGATGTCACTGAGTATTCCGTTAATAATTTAGTTAACAGAACCCGTAGAAGGTTTAGTAGTATCAAGGGACGTAACTCCAATTTGTGTAATAAAGATTTGTTAACAACTTTCCATACCCTTGTCCTTGGGCAACCAAGTCGAAAGTTTGGACATTTTTCGAGTCGGGAAAAAGGTGAAGGACCACCGAACAACAGTCGTCAATATTTGCAAATAGTACAAAAAGTCAAATGCGAATTACGGGAAGTTCGAGGTCACATGCCATGAAGTCAATCGCTGAATAAAGTCTTCCCAACAGTATAATACGTTTAACTTTAATTTATGAAGAAAATACTAATCACCAATTTcacattgaaaaaaaacccatcatcCTCGTGAAGCTGAAGAGTGTCAATGTATCTGACGGCTAAGAAAACCAAACGCAGATTTCAGTTTGAGCTTTCTGCTGTggtgaaaaaaatatcaaagtatctTCCATACATTATCGGTATCTTGGAATTCCTTTGACTTCTGTCCGTAATGAGTGAATTTTTAATCTGGCTGGAAATATTGTTAAAAGGAGTGAATCAATTAGTGTTGATAAACATTCATCGGGAGTTGGCTATTGTGTATGATTCCGTATTTGTCCAAAGTTTCATTGTAAAACGGTATAAAGGCCTtcaatttttatctatttattaggATATCATTTAATCAGAATGGATATCACGCAGTGTATATGTACTTTATTTAATACAAACGTAAATGGAAGTTCAAACTATCGATTATTTAATCGATTGTATGATACCAATTCAATTCGATAATCGATTGTAACTTTTGTCCGATTTTGCAACACTAATTAAGATACTGtttaaatacaattttatacatttgtataatcGTCATTACACACTTACGTTTTTATCCACAGATGTATAGAAATATATGTAACTTGCGATATTCATTGTTAAAAACATCGATTTAAAGCCCGATTGACTTTTCATAAACCTTTATTTCATGTCTAAATCAAAGCTGTGaagttgggggaggggggggggggtcttacTATAGGGGAAGTTCTGCAATAATAGCCTTTTCCCCAGGGAAAAACTACAAGATGGCCAGTTTTCCAGGAGAAAAGTTTCTGTGGAGGAAAAGTAAGACTGGGCCGTTGAACAGTGGTTATTATGAGAATTACTTGATAATAAGTAGGTTAGCGAATAATTATTGATCAAGAATAtggatgtttttttaaaaatggatgggtttttttttaaaataattctttAGATTGTATTGCAAATACAGATGCACTTTTTTATTCAACGTTTCAAATTCTCCAAAGAAAGAATAATGTTTTTCCCTTTCAGATTCCGGGTGTCGGGATCGGTATTCTAAGTGTGATTTGGTGGTGAGAAGAGACTTGTGTGATCACGTGTTTTACATGAACGTTTGTTGTCATTCGTGTTCCCAGTGGAAATCTTGAGCAAGTATTTCACATGTTATCTTTCTGTTGTAATGTCtgttacatgtaccaaaaaTGTCGATTGGGGTATGCTCACTGAATTTAGTATAAATGGAAAAATAGAGCTTGTTAGACCAGTCAATTCATGACACAATGTAAGTGCAATGAGACAGTATTTTTGTGATCAATGGGCTTTTCTCgacaaaatacatattttagAAGGTCCTTGGAAAGCAGATACAGGAAAAGCAAATAGATTTCAGTATCGTATGGAATTTACTTTTCTAAGGGAAGCAACTCTTAAATTTGTACATCGAGAACCAGAAAAGAATCATATGCATATAGATGTAATCATGTTTGTCTCCTAATCGAATACAACCGTATTGTTTGTCCAAttcaaattctatttcatatttcttaACATATGAAAATTGTAACTGTTTTCACTAATGATAACCAACGAATATATTTTAGAGAGTTTTATTCTAAAATTGTCCCGGATTTCtttttatcctgtatattagatatgttttataatctgaatgtaaacaaatataacaaaagAAGTAAATACTTTCTATTTCATATTTCCCTGCTGGCCATCCCATTTTCAGTTTAAACAAAGACAATTTGGAAAATGAATTGAATATACTCGAACTCATTCATGATACTTTcgttcaaagtacatgtagttttagtAGAATGAAGATTTATACTTTTGTATTCGCGATCGATTATTCATATTTTCTAGATATCAAGGGCATACCTTCACACAAACTTCCTGAGTCACGTCTCTTTATGTTTAAGAATATCTATAGTATGCATCTAAATATAGTGATGATCaacatgtttttgaaaatgttggCAAATTGTAGTGTTAGGTCGGATTTTAATCTATATGATAAATCTACTGGACTTGTTACACAGTACAATCATATGTTTTGTTCACCACTACCACAAGCACCTGTTGCCGACTTCTAAGTCTCAATAATATCGGTTGCCCACCAAAACCAACGTGTAATTATACGCATACatttaattagtttttaaagtAAGAAAGAGCACGAAGAGAATTGCTTTTCTCTGCGACATAGACATGTAGATATCAGTATTTGATAAACTATATGACTAATAATTCAGCAGCAGTGTTTTAAATACGCATTCAGCtatgtatattatatgatatatgttttcatctcatttgatgttttgtttatatttttcacatCCCCTGTACATAAACATATGTGATATCATTCTGATCGTTACCCGGACCTTTTTCGGTCAGGGCAACGATGATTTAACATGTTTTATTACTCTGCTATAATAAATTTTGACAACATATTGGGATGTtgattttcatgattttgttttattacctTCTTGGAAGAACTTTGTAGGGAAACTGACAAACAAATGCGTGTACTTTCTTTATTGGTTGCCATAATATCGGGGATAACCGGATTTCTCGGAATGTGTTTGCTAATCGGAAATGAGATTCAAGATTAATCGAGAACACTGAGGCTGAGGCTTTTATGACGTAATAAAATGTCTGTATTTTACATGCATTTccatttcataattatcttttaaGATTGAgtattactttcatttttgtccaTGACCTCCTCTATTAAGAATTTCATATAATTCACTTACAGTCAATTGTTACTAAATCATTGAATACtctgatttcttcaattttcgtggatttgCCCTCCCCTattatacatatttttatatatagttaTGTTCGTGGAGAGATGATGCAAGTTTTTCATCGATGAGTGTAACTTGACGTCTTTGATCATTTCAAAATCTCACAACCTGGTATACTCACAAAAAACCCAACGAAAATTAAGGATCAACGAAAAATTATGAAACCCTATAGTAGACTGATTCATAGATATAGATGTGATGATTTGTCTCCAGAGTATGTTTTCACTTGATGCATATAAAACTATATCAATGTTGGGGCCACTCAAAAGATTGACACCGAGCGTTACATCGCTTATAATATGCTGTTGACAGTTTATTCTGTAAATCAAATCAAGCCAAATCTTGTAGCTTAAGCCAATCCCCTTTTCGTAATGTCAGAATATATTTGAACCACAAGTAATATTTGCATATGGTTTTTAATTCGGTCTCGCAGAAGTAATTTAAGTGCGCTTACCTCTATGATTTGATATGCTATCGTACATGCATTGGATAATATGAGAGATACTGTATAACAGGAAATTTACTCGCGGAGTTAAGTTTCGCTATATTCGCTGAAAATTTCCGCGAATTTAGCATTCAGTAAATTAATCTTTCACACtgataagaaatgaattgaAAGATATTAAGAGTTGTTTTTCCGCGAATTAAACCGTCGCGAGTAGTTGCTAAATGAAAAAATCGCGATTTTTTCCGACCGCGATATTAACCTGCTATACAGTATTGGATCGAAACACAAGAAATGGATTCCAAAACTAGATTTCATTGTCATGGAGCCCCGAGACAAAGTACTAATCTATCATTACCGGTAGTCTGGGTGTACGAACAGAATACCAATCAATATTAGTCAGAATGTACAAACAgaatacctacatgtatcatcatTAGTCTAGGTGTACAAACAGAATACTTATCATTAGTCTAGGTGTACAAGCAGAATACTTATCATCATTAGTCTAAGTTTACAAACAGATTACCAATCAATATTAGTCTAAGTTTACAAACAGAATACCAATCAATATTAGATGGGTGTACAAACAGATTACCAATCATTATTAGTCTGGGTGTACAAACAGATTACCAATCATTATTAGTCTGGATGTGCAAACCGTTCAGGGGAACTTTCAGAAATTGAGTTCTCATGCGAAATTAATGACGTCATCGttgttttgaaaacatatcAGCGGTCACTTTGATGGTGTTGCTATTGATAACACATATTCTTTGTTACATGATATCCAATAgttatgaatataaaatatcaagCACACAACAACCTGGGTATGGGACATTTTAACaagtttatttctttttcattcataaatcttTTTACTAGTATCGATTTTAGACATCCATCAATTTAGCTATTGCAATAAGATTAAGTTTCTTAACTATGCACTGCATcatcaaatataaaaatcaattaatatGTTTTCTGTCATCGATTGGACCCCCGTCAGTATGTGATTTAGTTGGACCTGGAGGAGGACAAAATACTCTTGCCAGTTGTTTGAGATCCCAACATATAACACTAAAGCTCATGCGATATGGCGTCAGTTGAATGACACTGCTCGACGTTGGCATAAAATGATGTTGGGTCGATGTAAATGATTTCTTCTCTTTGGGAGTGAAGGGTTGTCAGACTGTATACTGCAAACTTTCAACGAAAAGTTAGATAGCATAACCCGAAGCTAAAATAactaaattaaattttatagtgACTGTGAATATCATGTTTCAAACATTAACTATGTACACTTTTCTTCTATGGAAAAATAATCAACAAATTCACGAATTGCTTTCATTTAGAAGAAAGCCTGCTCGTGAGTTTAACATCTCTGATCTcgaaattaaaacatttctcCATCATCTGAACATCCAGAATGTGCCATCAAACCGAAAGAGTCAAGATTTGGTATTCCTTTTAATAACAATCGTCATTCTGTTTGATCCCATGTCATTCACTGCCTGACAGTGATAGCTGGTGAATGTTTGATCAGTATCCAGCGTGATCACAAGACTGAAGGAGGTTTGTTTTTTACTCTCATCATATTTAGATGTTTCCGTATACACATAGGGATTAGAGACTTCCGATTTCTTAGTTTCATTGGTTACACCAATATACTCGCCTATCAGTGTGTCATGTCTTAACCAAGACACGTTTGCAAGTGGACTTGCATATACATAACATATCAATTCCAACTTTTCTCCGGGTTTCCCTTTTAGGGTTCCGTTATTGGTAATACATCTGTCACGTAGCTTGTTGGTCACACAAATTTCAGGTGAAACTGAAATAAGATATACACATGAAATATTGCTGAAACGAAAGTGTCTATTTTGATATCAAACTTAGATCTCTTGTTACAGGGATACTTGTTCATGAACCCCTTTTGTTCAAGAGTTTGTAACgtgacattaacagcaaactaacaactcaattttatgacaaacggcatgacttcagcttctccaccgtcaacttcccatttttatgtagcaatattccattatcacctttaTTCggtgtctctcaactgattccatacgcgAGAGCACGTTCTACgtggtacctaggaggagtaagcagcccctgttgactggtcataACAGCCGTGAgccaggtaaacgaagtaatacGTAGTCCAGATCAGAATATAAAGGACGGCATAACAattggtgtgaaacacgtcagacagcaatcgACCTAACGTCAGATTGtgtttgtaaataaaatcattataacaaatgagactgttgaaacccctgtaacataaacttatttgtcagtagcttgcttcgatttaacCTGATCCCATTTCTGGTATGTCCACGAGTGTTAACCCTTCTCTTAACTCTGTATTCTTtctaagatttatgagattgatcacttaaCTAAAATTCCAGACGTCTATGTTTGATCcactgttaattttgtatttttgatgGGATGTTTGAGATGATCACTGTTTGGTATCCTCACTTTTCACATACTAGATATATATTACTCTTCATCTAATCTCTGAAGTGATATTTGTACACTGTGATAGAAACCACTTATTAGTGCACTTCTGTTATATTTCAGCAAAATCCGCGAACGTGGTATATGACAGTCTTTTAGTCTTGGGGAAAAATCAAAGGTATCATCTACTTGACCATCATGTAGTTCTAAATGTGtcaggttggttggttgtatattgtttaccgTCCTACTCGAGACTTTTTCACTCGTAtagagacgttaccattgccggtgaaggactgtaacatttaggcctatgatcggcgctttcggcttttgaacagggagggatctttatcgtgccacacctcctgtgacacggggcctcggttttttgctGTCTGATCCGAAGGCCctcctcatttagtcgccttttacgacaagcaagtggtagtcagaacctattctaacccagatccccacggaatAGATGTGTCATGTAACAGAAATGTTTGTAGGTTATGGTATATGAAATGGCACCAGATTTTCCAGAAAAATAAATGACGGTGTCATAGTCGCCATTTGGGAATTCTGATTTATCCGAGAACGTATTATAACTGACTGTTGTAAATATTACGCTAATGCCCATAAAACTGAAGAGCAACCAAATCCAATAGCAACATATACACCTGAtaagcacctgatccaacctctggtatatccatgagtccgtgtttgcccagctctttattttgaattgtttatggtagttatgagattgatcactgttcgttatcttcgcctttcatacaatGTTATAGTGTCGTAAACTTCCACTATGATTTCAAACACATGTTCTCACttttcaatcaaaatattaagaaatatgTATGATCCTAAAGTTAATCTTACATTTGACGATGAGGGTGATGTTTCTGGTGACCGGTTTGTCCATTCTGTACGAGTTGATTGCCTGGCATTGGAATTTAGTGGCGCACTCACGGGTAACGTTATGTATCCCAAGCATGCTCCCACTTATCCCTAAATCTACAGAAATGTAGTAAAAGTCATCAAACAAATCACGTCAGCAAACACAGGTAGTAAAGGTCATCAAACAAATCACGTCAGCAAACACAGGTAGTAAAAGTCATCAAACAAATCACGTCAGCAAACACAGGTAGTAAAACTCATCAAACAAATAACGTCAGCAAACACAGGTAGTAAAAGTCATCAAACAAATCACGTCAGCAAACACAGGTAGTAAAAGTCATCAAACAAATCACGTCAGCAAACACAGGTAGTAAAGGTCATCAAACAAATCACGTCAGCAAACACAGGTAGTAAAGGTCATCAAACAAATCACGTCAGCAAACACAGGTAGTAAAGGTCATCAAACAAATCACGTCAGTAAACACAGGTAGTAAAAGTCATCAAACAAATAACGTCAGCAAACACAGGTAGTAAAAGTCATCAAACAAATCACGTCAGCAAACACAGGTAGTAAAAGTCATCAAACAAATCACGTCAGCAAACACAGGTAGTAAAGGTCATCAAACAAATCACGTCAGCAAACACAGGTAGTAAAAGTCATCAAACAAATCACGTCAGCAAACACAGGTAGTAAAGGTCATCAAACAAATCACGTCAGCAAACACAGGTAGTAAAGGTCATCAAACAAATAACGTCAGCAAACACAGGTAGTAAAGGTCATCAAACAAATCACGTCAGCAAACACAGGTAGTAAAGGTCATCAAACAAATCACGTCAGCAAACACAGGTAGTAAAAGTCATCAAACAAATCACGTCAGCAAACACAGGTAGTAAAGGTCATCAAACAAATCACGTCAGCAAACACAGGTAGTAAAACTCATCAAACAAATAACGTCAGCAAACACAGGTAGTAAAAGTCATCAAACAAATCACGTCAGCAAACACAGGTAGTAAAAGTCATCAAACAAATCACGTCAGCAAACACAGGTAGTAAAGGTCATCAAACAAATCACGTCAGCAAACACAGGTAGTAAAGGTCATCAAACAAATCACGTCAGCAAACACAGGTAGTAAAGGTCATCAAACAAATCACGTCAGCAAACACAGGTAATAAAGGTCATCAAAAAAATCACGTCAGCAAACACAGGTAGTAAAAGTCATCAAACAAATCACGTCAGCAAACACAGGTAGTAAAGGTCATCAAACAAATCACGTCAGCAAACACAGGTAGTAAAGGTCATCAAACAAATCACGTCAGCAAACACAGGTAGTAAAGGTCATCAAACAAATCACGTCAGCAAACACAGGTAGTAAAGGTCATCAAACAAATCACGTCAGCAAACACAGGTAGTAAAGGTCATCAAACAAATCACGTCAGCAAACACaggttttctttttgtttttctgGTTTAATTGCGTTTACATCAGTTTTtgatcaatatcaattttcattattttcttgattgtgtcagaaaaaaatcaagtgATTAATAAAGCAATAtctttttcataaaaaagaaagagaaCGAACTTTTCCACGAAATAGCGTATCTTCAAAACAGTATTGCTTGACAAATCCACGAAATGTAATGTccatgaaatgaataaaaaatacagCAATGCTaaattatacatacatacatacatacatacatacatacatacatacatacatatatatatatatatatatatatatatatatatatatatatactttctaATATATACTTTCTAATATATACTTTCTAAACTTTGAACGTACATGTCCCTTTCTCTTGCTCTGAACTGGTTCTTTCGAGAGTGTACCAGGATATCTCGGGTTTAGGGTAACCAGTGGCATTACACCACAGCTGAACTGTTTCACCTTCGTTGCTGTGTACCGTGGGTCCACTATACTTACCCTCCCCAATGGTTGCTTCGGCTGTTATGAATTGATAACAGTTTGTGAAAATATATAGTCCTGGTATGAAATTCACATTAACTACAAACCTAATTTTCATTAGAGAATCggaagattgatcactgttcgttatcttcaccttttcttttCGCCTGGAAGAATTCGTTCTGCATCAGTGTGTGGCTGATCATACTTACTTCTTGAAACATACTCAATCTCATAtatctcataagcaatacaaaatggagagttgggcaaacacggatccctgaacacaccaggggtgggatcaggtgcctatgaggaacTTTGCGTGATTGAACTTTGACTCTGACAGAGGTTTTCTCCTTTCGcgaaaacaaaattattcacTTTAAATTTTCGCCAGTAAGACTTTGGTTTGGTACTA is a window from the Ostrea edulis chromosome 5, xbOstEdul1.1, whole genome shotgun sequence genome containing:
- the LOC125652049 gene encoding neuronal growth regulator 1-like isoform X2, with translation MKGLEMLTFGNKSFDSSMSIVCKGTGDYHLNITKMTSSDNGTYTCSDGSRKEIRSYTLNVKAEATIGEGKYSGPTVHSNEGETVQLWCNATGYPKPEISWYTLERTSSEQEKGTYLGISGSMLGIHNVTRECATKFQCQAINSYRMDKPVTRNITLIVKFSPEICVTNKLRDRCITNNGTLKGKPGEKLELICYVYASPLANVSWLRHDTLIGEYIGVTNETKKSEVSNPYVYTETSKYDESKKQTSFSLVITLDTDQTFTSYHCQAVNDMGSNRMTIVIKRNTKS
- the LOC125652049 gene encoding MAM domain-containing glycosylphosphatidylinositol anchor protein 2-like isoform X1 produces the protein MHWYQWTLFVLIIKNSAEAGPEVIEYEAGTDLRSPLYCRVEHINEARWMKGLEMLTFGNKSFDSSMSIVCKGTGDYHLNITKMTSSDNGTYTCSDGSRKEIRSYTLNVKAEATIGEGKYSGPTVHSNEGETVQLWCNATGYPKPEISWYTLERTSSEQEKGTYLGISGSMLGIHNVTRECATKFQCQAINSYRMDKPVTRNITLIVKFSPEICVTNKLRDRCITNNGTLKGKPGEKLELICYVYASPLANVSWLRHDTLIGEYIGVTNETKKSEVSNPYVYTETSKYDESKKQTSFSLVITLDTDQTFTSYHCQAVNDMGSNRMTIVIKRNTKS